The Lewinella sp. 4G2 nucleotide sequence TGTCATCGACCACCATATCGGCGTAGAATGCGGATATGTCATTTACGTAGTCATCAGTAATTCGGTACTGCCTCTGGCATTCTACCTTAAGTCCATGCTTTCGCAATCTACCGGCTAAGGATGCTTCGTACACTTTCTCATAGATGCCAGGGCCATAGGCAAAATATGCCTGGTACATTTCGTGTACGATTAGCGACATCAAATCTTGGGTGGAAAGATCCACTGAGTAACTAATAGGTTTCATTGTTTCTGCTGTTGCAAACAAAAGTATGGATAATTCACTAATAAGACAAATTGTTTCGTACGGTTTACTAGTGCACTCCTTATTGAATCAATGACCGCAACTTCTTGTTCCCCCTTTCCTCCTTTACCATCTTGTCGAAAACAAACCACAAGAGTCAACCTCTTTGACTTCTTTGCCTCCTTTTTCTTCTTGTCGAAAACAACACAAACACAAAACCCCGAAACAAAATTCAAGGTTACCTTAAGCAATGCCAGTAACCGACCCCACCCAAGCCATCCTCCAACGCTACGCCGATAGCCCACGCGTCGCCGAAATCGTGGGCCACGTAGCGGAGAACCCCACCGCCCGCCTCCAACTCAAGGGGCTCGCCGGGGCCCTGGAATCCTTCCTCATCGCCGGATGCTACCGGAAGGCAGGAGGACATACGCTGGTGGTGGCTACGGACAAGGAAGAGGCCGCCTACATCCAGAATACCATCAGTGCGCTGCTGCCCAAGAAGCAGATCCGGTTGCTTCCGGATAGCTTTCGCCGGCCCCTGTACTTTGAGGTGCTGGACCATACCAACGTCCTGCTGCGTACGGAGACGATCAATTACCTCACGCACTCTAAATCGAAGGGGGAGATCATCGTCACTTACCCAGAAGCATTATTCGAACAGGTCGTTGCCCCGGCGGAGTTAACGAGTGCAAGGATCGAATTAAATAAGGGGGAAGACCTCGACGTCGATACCATTATTGAATTATTGGTGGAATACGGTTTTAGCCGCCAGGAATTCGTCTACGAACCCGGGCAGTTTTCCATTCGCGGCGGCATCGTGGATATTTTCAGCTACGGCAATGAATATCCCTACCGGATCGAACTCTTCGACGAAGAGATCGAAAGCATCCGCAC carries:
- a CDS encoding GxxExxY protein, which encodes MKPISYSVDLSTQDLMSLIVHEMYQAYFAYGPGIYEKVYEASLAGRLRKHGLKVECQRQYRITDDYVNDISAFYADMVVDDRVIIELKSVEVIPPIAWTQLRTYLRLSGIKHGLLVNFNSQKLKDNIFRVVDGYQ